In Vibrio cyclitrophicus, one genomic interval encodes:
- a CDS encoding crotonase/enoyl-CoA hydratase family protein → MPNLDRITCSIDENQIATVVLNRPDKLNAIDMAMFQGVNNMVTQLKKNTEIRAVIVKGEGSDFCSGLDVKSLLTSKSGAMKLLFKWLPTLPNAAQRFSLGWREIPCPVIFAIHGRCWGGGLQLVSGGDFRIASPDANFSILEAKWGLIPDMGGAIAFRELMRKDHTLEMAMTAKLIDCETAKEYGLVTKIAEDPYAEAYELALECANRSPDVVAANKKLYNKTWWSSPGMAVFYETWYQIKVGLGKNRAIAAQRETNRDKPRPYVARKFK, encoded by the coding sequence ATGCCAAACCTCGATCGTATTACTTGTTCTATCGATGAAAACCAAATTGCGACGGTTGTGTTGAATCGGCCCGATAAGCTGAATGCTATTGATATGGCAATGTTCCAAGGTGTGAATAACATGGTGACTCAGCTGAAAAAGAACACTGAGATTCGTGCCGTAATAGTAAAAGGCGAGGGATCTGATTTTTGTTCAGGGCTTGATGTTAAATCTCTTTTGACCAGCAAATCTGGGGCGATGAAACTCTTGTTCAAATGGCTACCGACACTGCCTAACGCTGCACAACGCTTTTCACTTGGTTGGCGAGAGATTCCATGCCCTGTCATTTTTGCGATTCATGGTCGTTGTTGGGGAGGCGGTCTACAATTGGTCAGTGGTGGCGACTTTAGAATTGCTAGCCCAGACGCCAATTTCTCGATACTAGAAGCGAAATGGGGTTTGATTCCTGACATGGGCGGCGCGATAGCCTTCCGAGAACTGATGCGTAAAGATCACACTCTAGAAATGGCGATGACGGCTAAATTGATCGACTGCGAAACCGCGAAAGAATATGGATTGGTGACCAAGATTGCCGAAGATCCTTACGCTGAAGCCTATGAGTTGGCTCTTGAGTGCGCGAATCGGTCGCCGGATGTCGTCGCAGCTAACAAGAAACTCTACAACAAGACTTGGTGGTCAAGCCCTGGCATGGCTGTGTTCTACGAGACTTGGTATCAGATAAAGGTTGGGTTAGGTAAGAACAGGGCGATTGCTGCCCAACGTGAAACTAACCGAGACAAACCACGCCCTTACGTCGCGAGAAAGTTTAAATAA
- the fhuB gene encoding Fe(3+)-hydroxamate ABC transporter permease FhuB, giving the protein MKSCGLMMVVVLFIAALIHLWLGQSEFGPIGGLFQQVSQISDIVTFNKMVDDSFELMALIYVNLPRLVMAILVGGTLGTIGSLFQQLTQNRMMSPLTLGTSSGAWLGLVILNVVAPMLVAQYSVWFALVGALLAMGLIVSIVGIKNMSGLPIVLAGMAVNLLLGAFATAIILLNDQYAQNLFVWGAGDLGQNGWEQVLWLMPKLLPIFAIFLLAPRVLTLLSIGTEGAAARGLNIGTTFFVLMAIGVWLVSVSITSVGVISFIGLIAPNIARHLGFLKAKSELIASCVLGALLLCITDSLAIFLAQWSLDMIPTGTATAVIGAPALIIIARKQLSAQDQLFFSMPKGPKFISPLAYFLLGTMIFGLLALSSLSQPSSDIGYFVIPDAFEWSIRWPRMLTAIFAGGGLAVAGVILQRLVYNPLASPDILGVSAGAVLALIFSSLFMGYSIHSLSPWIAFLGSAIALCLLLFLGKKHQFAPSILILTGISLTAVLEALVQFSLTRVGEGKYTLLAWLAGSTYRVEPESATIMAIVITACIGVALLLSRWVTLIATGRQFASARGLNINIAYVALLCIVAILCSVVTTTMGPVAFVGLLAPHIAAMVGARLVREQIILSFLIGAALMLFADWLGQVVVFPAQLAAGTLVSIIGGSYFIFLLLKSRRA; this is encoded by the coding sequence ATGAAATCCTGTGGTTTGATGATGGTGGTGGTGTTATTTATCGCCGCCCTTATTCATTTGTGGTTAGGGCAGTCGGAATTCGGCCCTATTGGTGGGTTGTTTCAGCAAGTCTCACAGATAAGTGACATCGTTACATTCAATAAAATGGTCGATGATTCATTCGAGTTGATGGCGTTAATCTATGTCAACTTACCTCGTTTAGTGATGGCGATTTTGGTTGGTGGGACACTCGGTACTATCGGTAGTTTATTCCAACAGTTAACGCAAAACCGCATGATGTCTCCGCTTACACTCGGTACATCATCAGGGGCGTGGCTTGGTCTGGTTATTCTGAATGTGGTCGCGCCAATGTTGGTCGCTCAGTATTCAGTTTGGTTTGCTCTAGTTGGTGCGCTGCTTGCGATGGGGCTGATTGTTTCGATTGTTGGCATCAAAAACATGAGCGGCTTGCCAATTGTCTTGGCGGGTATGGCGGTCAACTTGTTGCTAGGTGCATTTGCAACGGCGATTATTCTGCTTAACGATCAGTACGCACAGAATCTGTTTGTGTGGGGAGCGGGCGATCTCGGGCAAAATGGCTGGGAACAAGTGCTTTGGTTAATGCCTAAGTTGTTGCCGATTTTTGCCATATTCTTGTTGGCTCCAAGAGTGTTGACTCTACTTTCAATTGGTACAGAAGGGGCTGCTGCGCGTGGTCTTAACATCGGCACGACCTTCTTTGTACTCATGGCAATTGGCGTTTGGTTGGTTTCCGTGTCGATTACCTCGGTGGGCGTGATCAGTTTTATTGGCTTGATTGCTCCGAACATTGCTAGGCATCTAGGTTTTCTAAAGGCCAAATCTGAACTCATCGCGAGTTGTGTATTAGGTGCTCTATTACTTTGTATCACTGACAGTTTGGCGATCTTCTTGGCACAATGGTCTTTGGACATGATTCCAACAGGAACGGCAACTGCTGTGATTGGTGCTCCTGCATTGATCATTATTGCGAGAAAGCAGTTATCTGCTCAAGATCAGCTGTTTTTCTCGATGCCGAAAGGACCAAAGTTCATTTCGCCTTTGGCTTATTTCTTGTTGGGCACGATGATCTTCGGTTTGTTGGCGTTAAGCTCGCTCTCACAGCCTTCTTCCGATATCGGCTATTTTGTTATCCCAGACGCATTTGAGTGGTCGATTCGCTGGCCGAGAATGTTAACTGCCATATTCGCTGGTGGCGGGTTAGCGGTGGCGGGTGTGATTTTACAAAGATTGGTCTACAACCCGCTCGCAAGCCCAGATATTCTTGGTGTATCGGCGGGCGCGGTTCTGGCGTTGATTTTCAGTAGCCTGTTTATGGGCTATTCGATTCACTCTTTGAGTCCTTGGATCGCTTTCTTAGGCAGTGCGATTGCACTTTGTTTGTTGTTGTTCCTTGGCAAGAAACATCAGTTTGCACCGTCTATCCTAATCCTTACTGGTATTTCGCTGACCGCAGTCTTAGAAGCTTTGGTGCAATTCTCTTTAACGCGAGTAGGTGAGGGGAAATACACCTTATTGGCTTGGTTAGCAGGCTCTACCTATCGTGTTGAACCCGAGTCAGCAACCATAATGGCCATCGTGATAACGGCTTGTATTGGTGTTGCTTTGCTGCTGAGTCGTTGGGTAACGTTAATTGCTACTGGCCGACAGTTCGCGAGTGCGAGAGGGCTAAACATCAACATCGCCTACGTGGCATTGTTGTGCATTGTTGCGATCTTATGTTCGGTCGTGACCACAACCATGGGACCTGTGGCTTTTGTCGGATTACTCGCGCCGCATATCGCTGCAATGGTGGGGGCTCGTTTGGTTCGAGAGCAGATCATCTTGTCGTTTTTAATTGGTGCTGCTCTCATGCTATTTGCAGACTGGTTAGGTCAAGTAGTGGTATTCCCAGCTCAGCTCGCGGCAGGGACGCTAGTTTCCATTATTGGTGGTAGCTACTTCATCTTCTTGTTACTGAAGTCTCGAAGAGCATAG
- a CDS encoding iron-siderophore ABC transporter substrate-binding protein, producing MSLKPIASHFSKVKNLNTKLVLTVLLSALSFNAMADYQVEDSEGVKTLEAQPVRVAALNWDIAEQVIELGVTPVAVPDIAGYSDWVVQPAIPEGVTDIGTRTEPSFSALKKLNPDVILIASPQKDLQERLSEIAPVLYYQTYSEQHSNAAAAIENFKKIGQLLGKEEQANNKLAAMDERIAVLKAELDKAYPGDRPKVTSFRFASTTSVYIYGDNSIPQYALEQLGFENAMDLPASQWGISQKRMTELKNVKGGIALYFEPFPYQDKLDRSPVWKSMPFVRNGQFSPVAASWSYGGAMSILYNAEAMAQSLLMLAEQ from the coding sequence ATGAGCTTAAAACCAATAGCTTCCCATTTTTCTAAAGTAAAAAATTTGAATACAAAACTCGTTCTAACGGTGTTGTTGAGTGCTTTATCGTTTAATGCGATGGCGGATTATCAAGTTGAAGACAGCGAGGGCGTTAAAACCCTTGAAGCTCAGCCTGTTAGAGTGGCTGCGTTGAACTGGGACATTGCAGAGCAAGTGATCGAACTTGGTGTTACTCCAGTCGCGGTGCCGGATATTGCTGGGTATAGCGATTGGGTTGTTCAACCTGCGATTCCTGAAGGCGTGACGGATATTGGCACTCGAACTGAGCCTAGTTTTTCTGCTTTGAAGAAGTTAAACCCTGATGTGATTCTTATCGCTTCGCCTCAGAAAGATCTTCAGGAACGACTTTCTGAAATCGCGCCCGTGCTTTATTACCAAACGTACAGTGAGCAGCACAGTAATGCGGCGGCTGCTATCGAGAACTTCAAGAAGATAGGTCAATTGCTTGGCAAAGAAGAGCAAGCGAACAACAAACTGGCTGCGATGGATGAACGTATTGCGGTTTTAAAAGCTGAATTAGATAAAGCGTATCCGGGCGATCGGCCGAAAGTGACGTCTTTTCGTTTTGCGAGCACGACTTCGGTTTACATTTACGGCGATAACTCGATTCCGCAATATGCGCTTGAACAGCTAGGTTTTGAAAATGCGATGGATCTTCCTGCGAGCCAGTGGGGTATCAGTCAAAAGCGTATGACTGAGCTTAAGAACGTCAAGGGTGGTATTGCGCTTTACTTTGAACCTTTCCCATATCAAGACAAGTTAGATCGTTCTCCGGTTTGGAAGAGCATGCCTTTCGTTCGTAATGGTCAATTTAGCCCTGTAGCAGCAAGTTGGAGCTACGGCGGTGCAATGTCTATTTTGTATAACGCAGAAGCTATGGCGCAATCGTTATTGATGTTAGCGGAGCAGTAA
- a CDS encoding TonB-dependent siderophore receptor: MTTHTRFKYSSLAVALLTAFSAQALAEETVTAADSNVETVTIMGKAYRNTATKSALEPEETPQGITVIDEEQLEQRGVQSLNQALRYAPGVVTENRGSSVAMFDSYSIRGFATNNVNYYDGLSLQFLNGWNLQPQIDPIAMQQVEIFKGPTSVLYGAMPPGGMVNMIAKAPQTESSTKVGVATGSRNLQEASIDTTGQFGDSDFSYRLIALARKQDSQVDNAEEERYLVAPSVDWQATDNTLINFNLYYQNDPSMGINSAMPLDVLKASDPSVSMGDKNWSKFEREVLMVGYKINHDFNNNWTFLQNARYTDASLYQENTYHLSYDPSTPNQLARALYSTDESFKGFVIDNQLSGIVNVGSVEHNLLLGLDYQDMDGNVNYSAYSANGSGFNSFDPLNPNNDLLDRSDVTKENEYLDDTTSSQLGFYVQDQVRLDALVLIAGARFDHYKSESDYYAHESDHKQFTYRLGGLYQFDNGLAPFASYATSFEPAPGVDKTGNEFDPENAQQAEIGVKYLSDDMSKEATVSLFHIVKQDMLMTDPTNVYGPRIQVGEVVSQGAELSGRWFATENFDIAASYTYVDMEITEDSSNGLEGTTPIYVPEHTANMWANYNVFNGMLAGSRFSAGARYVGEMQMDASNTQGKVPSYTVVDLSVGYDLGAASDTLSGATANLAVNNIFNEEYYACYDQSNCWFGAEQSVELSVNYEF; the protein is encoded by the coding sequence ATGACCACTCACACTCGTTTTAAGTATTCATCACTTGCAGTAGCGTTGCTCACTGCGTTTTCAGCGCAAGCCTTGGCGGAAGAAACTGTAACAGCAGCAGATTCGAATGTAGAAACTGTTACGATTATGGGTAAAGCCTATCGTAATACTGCAACTAAGTCGGCACTTGAGCCAGAAGAAACGCCTCAAGGTATTACCGTTATTGATGAAGAACAGTTAGAGCAACGAGGTGTTCAATCTTTGAATCAAGCCCTTCGTTATGCACCGGGTGTTGTAACTGAAAACCGTGGTAGCTCGGTGGCAATGTTTGATTCTTACTCTATCCGTGGTTTTGCTACCAACAACGTTAACTACTACGATGGTCTTTCACTTCAATTTTTGAATGGTTGGAACTTACAACCGCAGATTGATCCGATCGCAATGCAGCAAGTAGAGATCTTCAAGGGGCCTACCTCTGTGCTTTATGGCGCAATGCCACCGGGCGGTATGGTGAACATGATTGCTAAAGCTCCGCAAACGGAATCGTCGACTAAAGTTGGCGTAGCAACAGGCTCTCGCAATCTACAAGAAGCTTCTATTGATACTACAGGTCAGTTTGGTGACAGTGATTTTTCTTACCGTTTGATCGCACTTGCTCGCAAGCAAGACAGCCAAGTTGATAATGCAGAAGAAGAGCGTTACTTAGTTGCTCCTTCGGTGGACTGGCAAGCAACCGACAACACATTAATCAACTTCAATCTGTACTACCAGAATGATCCTTCAATGGGCATCAACTCGGCAATGCCACTCGATGTGCTTAAAGCAAGCGATCCATCTGTTTCTATGGGTGACAAGAACTGGAGTAAATTCGAACGCGAAGTGTTGATGGTTGGCTATAAGATTAACCATGACTTCAATAACAATTGGACGTTCTTACAGAATGCTCGCTATACCGATGCATCTCTATATCAAGAGAACACATATCACCTTAGTTACGATCCAAGCACACCAAACCAGTTGGCTCGAGCGCTCTATTCAACAGATGAGAGCTTCAAAGGTTTTGTTATTGATAACCAGTTGAGCGGTATCGTTAATGTTGGTTCAGTAGAACACAACTTATTGCTTGGTTTAGATTACCAAGACATGGATGGCAATGTTAACTACTCAGCTTACAGTGCGAATGGCAGTGGCTTTAATAGCTTTGATCCATTAAACCCTAACAACGATCTGCTTGACCGTAGTGATGTTACTAAAGAAAACGAATACTTAGATGATACGACGTCAAGTCAGTTAGGTTTCTACGTTCAGGACCAAGTTCGTTTGGACGCATTAGTACTGATTGCGGGTGCGCGATTTGATCACTACAAATCTGAGAGTGATTACTATGCTCATGAATCTGATCACAAGCAGTTCACTTACCGTTTAGGTGGCTTGTACCAGTTTGATAATGGTTTAGCACCGTTTGCAAGCTATGCGACGAGCTTTGAACCAGCTCCGGGTGTTGATAAAACAGGTAACGAATTCGACCCAGAGAACGCACAACAAGCAGAGATCGGTGTGAAATACCTGTCTGACGATATGTCGAAAGAAGCAACAGTTTCTCTATTCCATATTGTTAAGCAAGACATGTTGATGACAGACCCGACAAATGTTTATGGTCCAAGAATCCAAGTCGGTGAAGTAGTATCGCAAGGTGCAGAACTATCTGGACGTTGGTTCGCAACAGAAAACTTCGATATTGCGGCTTCATACACATATGTTGATATGGAAATTACCGAAGACTCTAGCAACGGTTTAGAAGGTACGACGCCAATCTATGTACCTGAACACACAGCTAACATGTGGGCTAACTACAATGTATTTAACGGCATGCTAGCGGGTTCTCGATTCAGTGCAGGTGCTCGTTACGTTGGCGAAATGCAAATGGACGCAAGCAATACTCAAGGTAAAGTTCCGTCTTACACGGTTGTTGACTTGTCGGTGGGTTATGATTTGGGTGCAGCAAGCGATACGCTATCTGGCGCAACAGCGAACCTAGCGGTGAACAATATTTTCAACGAAGAATATTACGCCTGTTACGACCAATCGAACTGCTGGTTCGGTGCTGAGCAGTCTGTAGAGCTAAGCGTGAACTATGAATTCTAA
- a CDS encoding AraC family transcriptional regulator: MNTPAFDRISRVLAYIHANLSSALSLEDIAKQSCWSRWQLQRVFQAETGLTVANYVRELKLSQAAEELLDGRERVIDVALGLGFNSEISFSRSFKQMFGASPSQYRKAGKRVGLRKPIQVSETVSAEEKGALSFVEVRIDERESFLVKGITSEISGLFSLTQDFAQKVPQLWSRLEGEVTLPDDNALQFIGVIDLTQSCFDGTNIHYWAGVELDDEISIPQLPSIISDKLDVLTIPKQTYAVVKHCGPIENLRHTLSWFVLNWLPSSGYRGVDGYELEVYPLAYQARATDAVMEYWVPITKS, encoded by the coding sequence ATGAACACACCTGCATTTGACCGTATCAGCCGCGTCTTGGCTTATATCCATGCGAATCTTAGTTCTGCGTTATCTCTAGAAGATATTGCAAAGCAAAGCTGTTGGTCTCGCTGGCAACTGCAAAGAGTGTTTCAAGCCGAAACAGGGCTTACTGTGGCTAACTACGTGAGAGAGCTAAAGCTGAGCCAGGCTGCCGAAGAGCTACTTGATGGAAGAGAGCGTGTCATTGATGTTGCACTTGGGCTTGGGTTCAACTCAGAAATCAGTTTTAGTCGTTCCTTTAAGCAGATGTTTGGGGCAAGCCCAAGCCAATATAGAAAAGCGGGCAAAAGAGTTGGACTAAGAAAGCCGATACAAGTTTCTGAAACCGTGAGTGCAGAAGAGAAAGGCGCTCTGAGTTTTGTTGAGGTACGCATTGATGAAAGAGAGTCTTTCCTTGTTAAAGGTATTACCTCAGAAATAAGCGGCTTGTTTTCACTGACCCAAGATTTTGCACAAAAAGTCCCTCAATTGTGGTCGCGCTTAGAAGGCGAAGTGACACTGCCAGACGATAACGCACTTCAGTTTATTGGTGTTATTGACCTTACCCAATCTTGCTTTGATGGTACCAATATTCATTATTGGGCCGGAGTAGAGCTTGATGACGAGATTTCAATTCCTCAATTGCCGAGCATTATCTCTGATAAGTTAGATGTATTGACCATTCCAAAGCAAACCTACGCCGTGGTTAAACACTGTGGTCCGATTGAGAACCTTAGACACACTCTGAGTTGGTTTGTACTTAACTGGCTGCCGAGTTCTGGTTATCGAGGTGTTGATGGTTATGAGCTTGAAGTATACCCATTAGCCTATCAAGCTCGTGCTACAGATGCTGTCATGGAATACTGGGTTCCTATTACTAAATCCTAG
- a CDS encoding siderophore ferric iron reductase, which translates to MLSQLHNIITRRRAPSLHQKIFAYSKQVTPYLSGSYGSLSSRSIAMTNEKSHIEIKRVYDGLAENHTEAGKAYWLTRTWDLVCWQPIYVTFVSIYGLHSLPDIKNIGQFRYKEFVTGYRFFNGDHQHGSPEELIPKAGEAILALTEFYRSQISEWTRIRPGFTNHLLADLLLGSLIKLQQHEPSLTNDYITEQAKLWLAACQLSESHLDSLKVDTNSGMLKLIRVSCCLVYKCESGKYCDDCPRHPDNKKAAQ; encoded by the coding sequence ATGCTTTCCCAGCTGCACAACATCATCACTCGTCGGAGAGCTCCTTCTCTACACCAAAAAATCTTCGCTTACTCTAAACAAGTCACGCCTTATTTAAGCGGCAGCTATGGATCTCTGAGCAGCAGAAGCATCGCAATGACGAATGAGAAGAGCCATATCGAGATCAAACGTGTTTACGATGGCTTAGCGGAAAATCACACAGAAGCAGGTAAAGCTTATTGGTTGACCCGGACTTGGGATCTCGTCTGCTGGCAGCCCATCTATGTGACCTTCGTTTCTATCTACGGCCTTCACTCCCTGCCTGATATCAAGAATATCGGTCAGTTTAGGTACAAAGAGTTCGTCACAGGATATCGCTTCTTTAATGGTGATCATCAACACGGCTCACCTGAGGAATTGATACCTAAAGCTGGCGAAGCCATACTTGCACTCACTGAGTTTTATCGCAGCCAAATAAGTGAATGGACACGTATTCGTCCGGGGTTTACCAATCATTTATTGGCTGACCTACTGTTAGGCAGTTTGATAAAACTTCAGCAACACGAACCAAGCCTAACCAACGACTATATCACTGAACAAGCTAAGCTTTGGTTAGCAGCATGCCAATTGTCAGAAAGTCATTTGGACAGCCTGAAGGTTGATACTAATTCGGGCATGCTAAAGCTAATCAGAGTCAGCTGCTGCTTAGTTTACAAATGCGAATCAGGAAAGTATTGCGACGATTGTCCAAGACATCCCGACAACAAAAAAGCAGCTCAATAA
- a CDS encoding ABC transporter ATP-binding protein produces MFQLSNIKIVRDERTILSIEDLTIPTNELTVVLGHNGSGKSTLVNLLSGQMLPDHGSVELDGTSLSSLKSKDLAKKIAYLPQKLPASAGLTVEELVRLGRFPWRGALGRWNSEDKSIIQQAMERTGVTEFSQALADDLSGGERQRAWVSMLLAQQSPVLILDEPTSALDVHHQFQLMGLLSELNKKEDVGVIVILHDLNLALRYATHIVALKKGQIAFEGSADKLLDEQALSALYESPIRLIDHPVPAKTAASEKVAVVCE; encoded by the coding sequence ATGTTTCAGCTTTCAAACATCAAAATTGTTCGTGATGAACGAACCATTCTTTCAATTGAAGACCTTACTATTCCGACCAATGAACTCACTGTCGTACTTGGCCATAATGGTTCAGGTAAATCTACACTCGTTAATTTGCTATCAGGGCAGATGTTACCGGATCATGGCAGCGTTGAATTAGACGGTACTTCTCTTTCTTCATTAAAAAGCAAAGACTTAGCTAAGAAGATTGCGTATTTACCGCAAAAACTCCCAGCTTCTGCTGGCTTAACCGTCGAAGAACTGGTTCGTTTAGGCCGCTTTCCATGGCGAGGCGCATTAGGCCGTTGGAATTCAGAAGATAAATCGATCATCCAACAAGCAATGGAAAGAACTGGGGTTACTGAATTCTCACAAGCATTAGCGGATGATTTGTCTGGTGGTGAACGTCAACGTGCATGGGTTTCTATGCTACTGGCTCAACAGTCTCCGGTATTGATCCTTGATGAGCCGACCTCTGCATTGGATGTTCATCATCAATTTCAACTGATGGGCTTACTGTCGGAACTCAACAAAAAAGAAGATGTTGGGGTGATCGTTATTTTACACGACTTGAATCTTGCGCTGCGCTACGCGACACACATCGTTGCTTTAAAGAAAGGTCAGATCGCATTTGAAGGCAGTGCCGATAAGTTACTCGATGAACAGGCATTATCGGCACTGTATGAGTCCCCTATCCGACTGATCGACCACCCAGTTCCAGCCAAAACAGCCGCAAGCGAAAAAGTCGCCGTGGTCTGCGAATAG
- a CDS encoding multidrug effflux MFS transporter, protein MSRRFDFKSILLACLVISIGQLSMGLVFPSLPWIAKDFDVSLEQAQLLVSVYLLGFGPSQFIYGPISDALGRKKVLLSGLLIAMLGLLMIIFFSHSFTSMVMGRFLQGLGTGCCAVLARASTRDRFSGADLPLAMSYIAMVASITPLIAPVIGGFINFHFGWSMVFISLLGYVSVAWVVLAFKFKETVTQVSAIPSPKKMVSQYKELLTSRYFMSFASIGWLNFSLMITTVSVMPFIMQNQIGMTSDEYAMWAVIPALGMLGGTSLCNRIRPMLGNKKTLLCTPVLHVAAALWLFFCPLDPLYLMLGQFLMILGNGIALPCAQALVMLPYKKNAGAAAAMSGGGQMVVSSMVSMGLVQLGLGEAWHLSLVIMLFTLITLFNILRGFSSQEARDSQLS, encoded by the coding sequence ATGAGTCGTAGATTTGATTTTAAATCGATCTTACTTGCGTGTTTGGTCATCAGTATTGGCCAGCTCAGTATGGGCTTGGTGTTCCCTTCTTTACCTTGGATCGCGAAAGATTTTGATGTCTCGCTAGAACAAGCGCAGCTTTTGGTGAGTGTGTATTTATTAGGCTTCGGTCCTTCCCAGTTTATTTATGGCCCTATTTCCGATGCTTTGGGACGTAAGAAGGTACTGTTGAGTGGCCTGTTGATCGCCATGCTGGGACTATTGATGATCATCTTCTTCAGCCACTCGTTTACCAGTATGGTGATGGGGCGATTCCTGCAAGGCTTAGGTACTGGTTGTTGCGCGGTACTTGCTCGTGCTTCCACGCGAGACCGATTCAGTGGGGCAGATTTACCGCTCGCGATGTCTTACATTGCAATGGTTGCGTCTATTACACCTTTGATTGCGCCCGTTATCGGCGGCTTTATTAACTTCCATTTTGGCTGGAGTATGGTGTTTATCTCACTACTTGGCTATGTATCAGTGGCTTGGGTGGTATTGGCGTTCAAGTTTAAAGAAACTGTTACTCAGGTTTCGGCTATTCCTTCACCGAAGAAAATGGTTTCTCAATATAAAGAGCTACTCACTTCTCGTTATTTTATGAGCTTCGCGAGTATCGGTTGGCTTAACTTTAGCTTGATGATCACTACTGTGTCGGTGATGCCGTTTATCATGCAGAACCAGATCGGCATGACGTCAGATGAATACGCGATGTGGGCGGTGATTCCTGCATTAGGTATGCTAGGTGGAACAAGCTTATGTAACCGTATTCGCCCTATGCTTGGTAACAAGAAAACTCTGTTATGCACGCCTGTATTGCACGTTGCTGCGGCGTTGTGGCTGTTCTTCTGTCCACTCGATCCTTTATATCTCATGCTTGGTCAGTTCTTGATGATCCTTGGTAATGGTATTGCGTTACCTTGTGCTCAGGCATTAGTGATGTTGCCTTATAAGAAGAATGCAGGCGCGGCGGCTGCGATGTCTGGCGGCGGGCAGATGGTGGTGTCTTCCATGGTGAGTATGGGGTTAGTTCAATTAGGGCTAGGAGAAGCGTGGCATTTATCGCTCGTCATCATGCTGTTCACATTGATTACCCTGTTTAACATTTTGCGTGGCTTTAGTAGCCAAGAAGCCAGAGATTCTCAGCTTAGCTAG
- a CDS encoding PQQ-dependent sugar dehydrogenase, with product MNTHHRIFSCALALLASGPITSAFAWQAEKITDGLVIPWGLVYVNDKSMLVTEKSGVIKHVDLKTGDQSTLFRLPNVWAKGQGGLLDIALSPFESGKFYVTYSKDVDGEGVTTLASANYNNSEITNWTDVFVSKSRTDTGRHFGSRITFDDSHLYFSIGDRGDRDNGQNTMTHAGSILRLNADGSTPSDNPFADNSKVLNEIWSFGHRNPQGLHYDFPTQKLWSIEHGPRGGDEINLIKAGANYGWPVTSHGKEYWGPISVGESETKDGIEAPKRVYVPSIAPGSLIVYQGEKYPELQGKLLAGALKLTHINIVTVNEQGEAIKEERILGDLGERIRDIETSPNGDIYFSTDNGNLYRLKK from the coding sequence ATGAACACTCATCACCGTATTTTTTCATGTGCTTTGGCGCTGCTTGCCTCTGGTCCTATAACGTCAGCCTTTGCGTGGCAGGCAGAAAAGATCACTGACGGACTCGTGATCCCTTGGGGTTTAGTTTATGTCAACGATAAGTCCATGCTAGTCACCGAAAAATCAGGCGTCATTAAACATGTCGATTTAAAAACAGGTGATCAAAGCACACTGTTCAGGCTGCCCAATGTTTGGGCTAAAGGTCAAGGTGGATTATTGGATATCGCACTCTCTCCTTTTGAAAGCGGTAAGTTCTACGTCACTTACAGTAAGGACGTCGATGGTGAAGGCGTAACGACACTGGCCTCTGCTAATTACAACAATAGTGAAATCACCAATTGGACAGACGTGTTTGTGTCGAAATCCAGAACGGACACCGGACGTCACTTTGGCAGCCGTATCACCTTTGATGATAGCCACCTGTATTTTTCAATCGGCGACCGTGGTGATCGAGACAACGGCCAAAACACCATGACTCACGCTGGCTCAATATTACGGTTGAATGCCGATGGAAGTACACCAAGCGATAATCCATTCGCGGATAACAGCAAGGTGCTCAATGAAATTTGGAGCTTTGGTCATCGTAATCCACAAGGGCTACATTACGATTTCCCGACTCAGAAGCTTTGGTCGATTGAACACGGTCCGCGTGGTGGTGATGAAATTAACCTCATAAAAGCAGGTGCCAACTACGGGTGGCCAGTCACATCACACGGAAAAGAGTATTGGGGCCCTATCAGCGTTGGTGAATCTGAAACCAAAGATGGTATTGAAGCACCTAAAAGAGTCTATGTCCCTTCAATCGCACCGGGAAGTTTGATCGTCTACCAAGGCGAGAAATACCCAGAACTGCAAGGTAAACTGTTGGCAGGGGCACTCAAACTTACCCACATCAATATCGTCACAGTCAACGAGCAAGGTGAGGCAATAAAAGAAGAGCGCATTTTAGGAGACTTAGGTGAGAGAATTAGAGACATCGAAACCTCACCAAACGGTGACATCTATTTTAGTACTGATAACGGCAACCTTTACCGACTGAAAAAATAG